The following nucleotide sequence is from Apium graveolens cultivar Ventura chromosome 4, ASM990537v1, whole genome shotgun sequence.
ttaataatttaatagTTCGTAGATATAATAACcctatttatttaaaattttataatatgaTAAGTTAGTGATTGTAGTTTAGTAGTTATGTTTAATAGTTTAACAATTTATTAGTTTAGTAGATATATaacattatttatttaattttgtaATGATCAAAATTAGtgaataaccgttgaaccaaattatatcatattccgattattataatatagtatagataccCACATTAACTAGGTGTGAACACAGGTCGGGTGGGCCGGGTTCGGAGGAAAAAATGACCCAACTGAATTAGTTCGGTTTATAAAAATTTTAACCCATTAAcctgaaaaaatatttttaacacaaccatattattcatatatattattCATATATTGGGTTGGGTCCGGTTGAGTTGGGATATACCCTTATCATTTTATGTGAATACTCAACTGAATAAACTTttgatattaaattaaaaatcATAATCCAAAGTTCGACTACTAATTCTGCAAATGTCAAATATTACAGTAGTTCGTAATATCAACTTCGCACAAGtcattaattaaaaatataataataagaGAAATTTTAGAGGACAAGACATCTGAACAAATAAAGTATACAATGCAATTATCGTTAACAAATGTGTTTATGTAcgtataaataaatattaaaatttactAGTTTATAATTTATAGTTCGTTGGTCAAATATTTAAACTTATACTATCATATTATGATGAACTAAATTAAATTATGTGTTGAGATAAACTAACATGTAATGGGTTTGGATTGAACTAAATAAGTAATGGACAAAACATATACAGTAATAAGAATGTAACTCAATTATATAATGGTTTGGATCGGGTTGGGTAAGGGTTTAAATTTGTTAAATCTTGAAACCCACTATATTTGGGTTTTAACAAAATGAACCCATTAATATTTTCGAACCGTTTAGGTTGGTTGGTCCAAAAGAGGGGTGGGTTGGGTGATTTTTCGGGGTTTTGTTCAGCCCTAACAGTAGCCCTAACAGTAGCAACAGATCGTAATGAATTTGCAATACTACAAGTTAAATTAGGCAATACATAGATAGAACACATACAACAACATAAACCTAATGTAAAAAAAAGACGCGGACAAGATAAATCGCAAGCTAGCTACCAGAAAGTAGAGTGATCTGTGATCATCTAACAATGTTGGCCAAGCTGTTTAAGACTTGGTCCAAAAATATATGTTAGCAACATAAGGTTTCGGGTTTGAAATTCTTTAGAGGTGACTTTTGAAATTCTTTACTTGTACTCCACCTGTAAAATCTGATTCCAGCACTGAAAGTTCTAAAAGTTTGAAAGGGTAGTGAAAGCAATGTAGTTCTACTTGTTGTATTGGATCCTTGGACGCATAGTATAGTGACGATATCAATTAATTGTACCACTGGCCTCTTAACGTGACCTCTGAGCCTGCAAACTGCAATGTGACCTACCTTCAGGCTCAAGTATCTTTCAGCTCTATCCATATTTATATCTTTACAAACCAGCTAAAGATCATCAATTTCTGAATTTCTACTACTCACTAATTACTCAAAACACGCAATGATTCTCCAGGACAAATCACCAAGCTCATCTCTTCAAGACAAATCACCAAGCTCATCTCTTCAAGTCCAACAATCGAGACTTCCTTCTAGTTCCTCAATTTCAATCGACATTGTCCAAAACTCTATCGAAAAGCTTGTTACAAACTGGAACAGAAGACAAAAATGGAGCAAGTTCTTTTTTAATTCTGAACCACAACAGGAAACAACAGATAAATCGCCTTGGACAGTCAACTTGGCCAACTTTCTTGAATCAACTCCTGTTCACATAATAGCAATCTCATTGCTACTCACCGATCTTATTTTCACCATTCTAGAGATCTCAACATCTTTGCTTTCATGCAAATCAACATCGAGCAAAGGAGTGGAGGAGACCTGGTACCACTGGACAGGCATAGCAGTTTTGAGCTTGCTTTCTTTAAAGAGCTTGTGTTTAGTGGGGGCGCTTGGCCGTCTGTTCTTTAGGCGGGTGGGTTATGTAGTTGATGGTGTGGTTTTAGTGGTAGCTTTGTTACTGGAATTGTTTTTGGACAAAATGGGAGGAGGGTTGGTAATTGTGGTGAGCTTGTGGAGGGTCGTTAGAGTTGTGGAGAGTGCTTTTGAGCTGAGCGAAGAAACCATTGAAGCACAGATTGAAGGTATAGTGTGTGAGTTTCAGGCACTAAAAGATGAGAATGGAAGACTATTACGGATCATTCATGACAAGGATGAGGTGATTCACCACTTACAGGAAGAACTAGATCAATTGTACAAGGCAGCATCTTGATTGAACACTTACTGAGGTGCATGAGAGAGGCTCTCCTCAGTGAACTGACTAAGATAAAAACTCGTCTAATTGAGTTGAGTTTGTGTATGATTACAGATCGGTTCTTTAAAGACTCGAGGTTCCAAAACTCCCAAGCAAGTTTGGTTACAGACGCGTGAACTAGCTCGTGAGCAGACTCGACTAGAAGCCTAGTATTCAAGTATTTAATGACACATATGTATAAAATAACTGAATTTATATGTTTTTCACACCTCAAATATATGATAGTTTTCAAATTAGTCAACTATTTAATGTATAAAACATTAAAATTATATACCATCTCATGTTCTAAGCAGTTTATTAGGCTATCATAGTGTATGATCTACAGGTGAAGAAGCTAGCGATTAGCACGAATAAAATAGGAATTTATTTACAAAATCTGTAAATAACATAATTGAATGACTCATGACCAAATTTACTCAATAAAACAAAAAACCAACCAGGCTGAGCTCAAACTAGTTTTTCTTCTGATTAATCGAGTTTTAAAGTTCAAAACTTGGTTTAAGTTAACCAGGCTTGAAATTAATGACTGCCCTGTAAGTTATTTATCTGGTGGGGGTGGGGGTGGGGGTGGGGGATGAATGTGCACTACGTCCTGGAACCACCTAATTTGTAAGCTACGCAATGTGCTAAGCTTAATTACAAAAATACATGTACAATGACTGATATAGTACCTCACAAGTTACTCAAATCGTGTTTATTATTATTTGCAAGACTAATTAGGTGTAAGATGATCCCAAAAGTTCATTATTCATCATTAATAAGGCTGAAGCCAAGCATACAATGACTTACTGTTGCTGCTTACCCTTTTCTAAACTATGAATGGAACATGAGATAAACGGATATTTTACAAAAAAAGGAATTCATAAAAAGTGAAACTTCGTATCATCTATGTAACTAATTACGTGATTTGCATTTGAAATTGATAAGCTAAATAGATGATGTTCTGCTATCACAGACGAAATATACTTATTAACCCGATGGCTTTCCCAAAGCCATCTTGCTGGTTCAGAGACTAGTGTCATTAACAAGTACCCAGAACCAAGCAATCATTCCCGATTCTACATTTGTCCTTCAATATTTGACTGCAAAATGCAATCAACAAGTATTTTTCATTTGTCTGTACATATAGATAATATTGGAATATAACTAGTTATATTAATGGCTAAGCCAACACATCGTGAAACCCCAATATGTAAAGAACTTTAAAATTCCAATCAAGTACAACCTCTTTCCTTAAAATTTTCATGAACGACACACGTCTATATCAGCTGTTCCAAACTGCAAATGTAGTCGTGGAACTCACTGCAGCAGTGACAAAGAGTAATTTTCAGATTCTAATTTTCAGATTCTATCTCACAACAACAATTTTAGTCTGCTCGATCATACAATTTGCCTACTAATATCTAAATTCCGTCTCCCCGCAATACAAGTAAAAGTTCCACTTGTACATCAAACCTAACCCAGTGTGAttaatagtatatatatatatatatatatatatatatatatcacttACAAGTCTTTACACTGTTACCTTAGGGTTCAAATTGCTTGCCTTCAAAACTCTGTCCAAAATCCCAATTTTTGGGAGCAACATAGTATGATATCAATGTAACGCCATCACTGCCAGTAAGCTCAAAAGAAAGAGGCTGGTTCTTCATATCGGCATTTATATGCCAGTTCTGCCCCCAATTCCGATTCATTGGCAGCCATCCTGTTCTTGAACCCTTGATCTTCACTGCTACAATATCTCCAGCTCCGGCAACATTACTAATCAACACTGATAAAAATAAACCAGCACCATCAATAGTATACCGTATCCCTCCTTCCTTTCTGCACTTGATCCTGTGAAGACCCGAGGGGGTTAATAACTTCAATATTAAGAACTACTAATAAAAGTTCAGTGTGCCAACCCTTACTGCTTAAATTATAgcaaatatatacatatatgagaaAACAGAAGGGTTTAATTGCATAATAGCTGATAGTCCCTTTAGTTGTATTACACAATTGCAGCTGGTGACTAAATGAGTCCACCTAAATTGTCTCACCATCACAGAAAAACGTGTTCATCTCTACTCCCTCCAAACAGCCTACGAGTACCATTTGGTCAATGAATAAATGTGATTTCGGCGGAGCATAAAAAGGTAAAAGAGAGTAAACAAAAACATAACATAACATGTACAGACTTGCCCCACCTCTGAAACTGGTTGCACTTAGACTTGGTTCAAATGTCAGAACAGGTGGTCTATTTGTCGTGTCAAAAGTGGTAACAAAACAGAAGTTAAAACACATAAAAAAATGGAAATTAAGCCTCAAGCCTGGAAGCTGTACAAACCTAGAAATAAACAATTCCGGTCGAGATCATGGGCTGAGAAGTTGACGTCCATTGGAATCATAGAACAAGTGTGTGATTCAAAGTGCATGCAACTAATTCAAGTGGCTCGTATAATTAAGCAAGTAAATGCATTTATAAGTGCCATTTCAGTCTGCCTAACTATTTTTTAGCACTGATTTATGACAGATATTACTACAGAATACTTGACTTTTAAACACTGGTTAAGTACCTCTTTTTTTTTCCAATTCGTTTGTTCATTTAATGTTGAAGTTCTTACATTTACATGCCCATTTCATATTTCTCTTTAAAAAGCATCACCTTATTAAGGCAGAAAACTAAAGAATTGGCCCCAGGCCCCTCAGATACCAAAATTTGAAGTTGAAGTCCCTCTCCCACCTAAACTGATAAATAAGGCAGGCAACAAGGCAAGTAAGTCACATTCATGATGTAACCATCAACAGATCTAAACAAAAATAACCCTATTATTGTTGTCGGCATTAAAATATAGTCACACTCTACATGCCTTGGTCAATTATCCACATTACTACCGTTCAAATTAACCTTACAAAAGACCAAATTATATTTATTCG
It contains:
- the LOC141716960 gene encoding uncharacterized protein LOC141716960, yielding MILQDKSPSSSLQDKSPSSSLQVQQSRLPSSSSISIDIVQNSIEKLVTNWNRRQKWSKFFFNSEPQQETTDKSPWTVNLANFLESTPVHIIAISLLLTDLIFTILEISTSLLSCKSTSSKGVEETWYHWTGIAVLSLLSLKSLCLVGALGRLFFRRVGYVVDGVVLVVALLLELFLDKMGGGLVIVVSLWRVVRVVESAFELSEETIEAQIEGIVCEFQALKDENGRLLRIIHDKDEVIHHLQEELDQLYKAAS